A single Asterias rubens chromosome 13, eAstRub1.3, whole genome shotgun sequence DNA region contains:
- the LOC117298441 gene encoding amine oxidase [flavin-containing] B-like isoform X1 yields the protein MEGTKKDVIIIGGGISGLSAAKLLQEEGLDVLVVEARDRLGGRTHTLVDPSIGYVDLGGAYVGPTQNRLLRMAKELGVENYKINEAERLVWVDNQRGYPFKGSWPKFWNPLVNLDLNNAIREIDRLGDMISVDAPWDAPNAEELDNMTMKEWIDKTCWTEVVHRFMVVFCQLTVTMDTSELSVLFFFWYIKQSGGFYRSFGRENGGQERKFVGGSQQISIKMGEKIGKENIKMESPVAQINQSEESVSVHTINGDVYQAKYVISAMAPPLTQKIHYDPPLPPRRNQLISRAPVGSVIKCMVYYDKTWWKDRDFCGSTFNVDPASPMVYSLDDTKPDGSHPALICFVAANKAREFCGISKEERRDRLCRCYSAAFGGAEEALHPINYKEKNWMNEQYSGGCYTSTYGPGVLTQLGKELRKPFGRLYFAGTETATHWAGYMEGAIQAGERAAREIQHRMGKIDENEIWQDEPESKEVPALPIPTTFYERNAPSVPGLFKFIGRTVVLSAVIGVFAICRLKKK from the exons ATGGAGGGTACAAAAAAAGACGTGATAATTATTGGAGGAGGAATCAGTG GTTTGTCTGCTGCTAAGCTCCTTCAGGAGGAAGGGTTAGATGTTCTGGTTGTTGAGGCTCGAGATCGTCTCGGaggtcgaacccacactctggtg GACCCCTCCATTGGTTATGTGGATTTGGGCGGAGCTTACGTCGGCCCCACCCAGAATCGTCTTCTCCGTATGGCCAAGGAACTGGGCGTGGAAAACTACAAGATCAACGAAGCTGAGAGGCTTGTTTGGGTTGATAAT cAACGTGGTTACCCTTTCAAGGGATCATGGCCCAAGTTCTGGAACCCTCTCGTCAATCTGGATTTGAATAACGCTATCCGAGAGATCGACAGACTTGGAGATATG ATTTCAGTGGATGCACCTTGGGACGCACCAAATGCCGAAGAGCTGGATAACATGACGATGAAAGAATGGATCGACAAGACATGTTGGACAGA AGTGGTGCATCGATTTATGGTGGTCTTCTGTCAGCTGACGGTTACCATGGATACTAGCGAGCTCTCCGTCCTCTTCTTCTTCTGGTATATCAAACAGAGCGGGGGATTCTATCGGAGTTTTGGCCGAGAGAATGGGGGTCAG GAGCGGAAGTTTGTTGGTGGATCTCAGCAGATAAGCATTAAGATGGGAGAGAAGATCGGCAAAGAGAACATCAAGATGGAGAGTCCAGTAGCTCAGATTAATCAGAGTGAGGAGTCTGTTTCTGTGCACACCATCAACGGAGATGTCTATCAG GCTAAGTATGTGATCAGCGCAATGGCCCCACCTTTGACCCAGAAGATTCACTATGACCCGCCCCTGCCTCCTAGGAGAAACCAGCTGATATCCAGAGCCCCTGTAGGCAGTGTCATCAAGTGCATGGTGTACTACGACAAGACATGGTGGAAAGATAGAG ATTTTTGTGGCTCCACCTTCAACGTTGACCCAGCAAGTCCGATGGTGTATTCACTTGATGACACAAAACCTGATGGCAGTCACCCAGCCCTTATCTG TTTTGTGGCTGCCAACAAGGCCAGAGAGTTCTGCGGGATCAGCAAAGAGGAAAG ACGAGACAGGCTGTGCAGATGTTACAGTGCTGCCTTCGGTGGAGCAGAGGAAGCCTTACAC CCTATCAACTACAAGGAGAAGAACTGGATGAATGAGCAGTACTCCGGTGGCTGCTACACCTCTACCTATGGCCCTGGTGTTCTGACTCAACTTGGAAA AGAGCTCCGTAAACCATTTGGCAGATTGTATTTTGCTGGGACTGAAACTGCGACACACTGGGCTGGCTACATGGAAGGAGCTATACAGGCTGGAGAGAGAGCTGCTAGGGAG atTCAGCACAGAATGGGAAAGATTGACGAGAATGAAATCTGGCAGGATGAACCAGAATCAAAG GAGGTGCCAGCCCTTCCGATACCGACCACCTTCTACGAACGCAACGCTCCATCTGTACCTGGCTTGTTTAAATTCATTGGTCGTACTGTTGTCTTGTCTGCTGTTATCGGAGTCTTCGCGATCTGCCGcctgaagaaaaaataa
- the LOC117298441 gene encoding amine oxidase [flavin-containing] B-like isoform X5 — MEGTKKDVIIIGGGISGLSAAKLLQEEGLDVLVVEARDRLGGRTHTLVDPSIGYVDLGGAYVGPTQNRLLRMAKELGVENYKINEAERLVWVDNQRGYPFKGSWPKFWNPLVNLDLNNAIREIDRLGDMISVDAPWDAPNAEELDNMTMKEWIDKTCWTESVVRFITSWVNAIVCTEPSEVSVLFMCWYLHLAGGFYRELFDGQERKFVGGSQQISIKMGEKIGKENIKMESPVAQINQSEESVSVHTINGDVYQAKYVISAMAPPLTQKIHYDPPLPPRRNQLISRAPVGSVIKCMVYYDKTWWKDRDFCGSTFNVDPASPMVYSLDDTKPDGSHPALICFVAANKAREFCGISKEERRDRLCRCYSAAFGGAEEALHPINYKEKNWMNEQYSGGCYTSTYGPGVLTQLGKELRKPFGRLYFAGTETATHWAGYMEGAIQAGERAAREIQHRMGKIDENEIWQDEPESKEVPALPIPTTFYERNAPSVPGLFKFIGRTVVLSAVIGVFAICRLKKK, encoded by the exons ATGGAGGGTACAAAAAAAGACGTGATAATTATTGGAGGAGGAATCAGTG GTTTGTCTGCTGCTAAGCTCCTTCAGGAGGAAGGGTTAGATGTTCTGGTTGTTGAGGCTCGAGATCGTCTCGGaggtcgaacccacactctggtg GACCCCTCCATTGGTTATGTGGATTTGGGCGGAGCTTACGTCGGCCCCACCCAGAATCGTCTTCTCCGTATGGCCAAGGAACTGGGCGTGGAAAACTACAAGATCAACGAAGCTGAGAGGCTTGTTTGGGTTGATAAT cAACGTGGTTACCCTTTCAAGGGATCATGGCCCAAGTTCTGGAACCCTCTCGTCAATCTGGATTTGAATAACGCTATCCGAGAGATCGACAGACTTGGAGATATG ATTTCAGTGGATGCACCTTGGGACGCACCAAATGCCGAAGAGCTGGATAACATGACGATGAAAGAATGGATCGACAAGACATGTTGGACAGA GAGCGTAGTTCGCTTTATCACATCGTGGGTGAATGCAATAGTATGTACTGAACCATCAGAAGTATCGGTTCTATTCATGTGCTGGTACCTTCATTTGGCTGGTGGATTTTATCGCGAACTCTTTGATGGTCAG GAGCGGAAGTTTGTTGGTGGATCTCAGCAGATAAGCATTAAGATGGGAGAGAAGATCGGCAAAGAGAACATCAAGATGGAGAGTCCAGTAGCTCAGATTAATCAGAGTGAGGAGTCTGTTTCTGTGCACACCATCAACGGAGATGTCTATCAG GCTAAGTATGTGATCAGCGCAATGGCCCCACCTTTGACCCAGAAGATTCACTATGACCCGCCCCTGCCTCCTAGGAGAAACCAGCTGATATCCAGAGCCCCTGTAGGCAGTGTCATCAAGTGCATGGTGTACTACGACAAGACATGGTGGAAAGATAGAG ATTTTTGTGGCTCCACCTTCAACGTTGACCCAGCAAGTCCGATGGTGTATTCACTTGATGACACAAAACCTGATGGCAGTCACCCAGCCCTTATCTG TTTTGTGGCTGCCAACAAGGCCAGAGAGTTCTGCGGGATCAGCAAAGAGGAAAG ACGAGACAGGCTGTGCAGATGTTACAGTGCTGCCTTCGGTGGAGCAGAGGAAGCCTTACAC CCTATCAACTACAAGGAGAAGAACTGGATGAATGAGCAGTACTCCGGTGGCTGCTACACCTCTACCTATGGCCCTGGTGTTCTGACTCAACTTGGAAA AGAGCTCCGTAAACCATTTGGCAGATTGTATTTTGCTGGGACTGAAACTGCGACACACTGGGCTGGCTACATGGAAGGAGCTATACAGGCTGGAGAGAGAGCTGCTAGGGAG atTCAGCACAGAATGGGAAAGATTGACGAGAATGAAATCTGGCAGGATGAACCAGAATCAAAG GAGGTGCCAGCCCTTCCGATACCGACCACCTTCTACGAACGCAACGCTCCATCTGTACCTGGCTTGTTTAAATTCATTGGTCGTACTGTTGTCTTGTCTGCTGTTATCGGAGTCTTCGCGATCTGCCGcctgaagaaaaaataa
- the LOC117298441 gene encoding amine oxidase [flavin-containing] B-like isoform X2, translating to MEGTKKDVIIIGGGISGLSAAKLLQEEGLDVLVVEARDRLGGRTHTLVDPSIGYVDLGGAYVGPTQNRLLRMAKELGVENYKINEAERLVWVDNQRGYPFKGSWPKFWNPLVNLDLNNAIREIDRLGDMISVDAPWDAPNAEELDNMTMKEWIDKTCWTECIKQFIETNVKLIVTMEVHELSVLFYMWYIKQCGGFLRNLLTENGGQERKFVGGSQQISIKMGEKIGKENIKMESPVAQINQSEESVSVHTINGDVYQAKYVISAMAPPLTQKIHYDPPLPPRRNQLISRAPVGSVIKCMVYYDKTWWKDRDFCGSTFNVDPASPMVYSLDDTKPDGSHPALICFVAANKAREFCGISKEERRDRLCRCYSAAFGGAEEALHPINYKEKNWMNEQYSGGCYTSTYGPGVLTQLGKELRKPFGRLYFAGTETATHWAGYMEGAIQAGERAAREIQHRMGKIDENEIWQDEPESKEVPALPIPTTFYERNAPSVPGLFKFIGRTVVLSAVIGVFAICRLKKK from the exons ATGGAGGGTACAAAAAAAGACGTGATAATTATTGGAGGAGGAATCAGTG GTTTGTCTGCTGCTAAGCTCCTTCAGGAGGAAGGGTTAGATGTTCTGGTTGTTGAGGCTCGAGATCGTCTCGGaggtcgaacccacactctggtg GACCCCTCCATTGGTTATGTGGATTTGGGCGGAGCTTACGTCGGCCCCACCCAGAATCGTCTTCTCCGTATGGCCAAGGAACTGGGCGTGGAAAACTACAAGATCAACGAAGCTGAGAGGCTTGTTTGGGTTGATAAT cAACGTGGTTACCCTTTCAAGGGATCATGGCCCAAGTTCTGGAACCCTCTCGTCAATCTGGATTTGAATAACGCTATCCGAGAGATCGACAGACTTGGAGATATG ATTTCAGTGGATGCACCTTGGGACGCACCAAATGCCGAAGAGCTGGATAACATGACGATGAAAGAATGGATCGACAAGACATGTTGGACAGA ATGTATAAAGCAATTCATTGAGACCAATGTCAAGTTGATTGTAACAATGGAAGTGCACGAGCTCTCCGTGCTGTTTTACATGTGGTACATCAAGCAGTGCGGGGGATTTTTGCGTAATTTACTGACTGAGAACGGAGGGCAG GAGCGGAAGTTTGTTGGTGGATCTCAGCAGATAAGCATTAAGATGGGAGAGAAGATCGGCAAAGAGAACATCAAGATGGAGAGTCCAGTAGCTCAGATTAATCAGAGTGAGGAGTCTGTTTCTGTGCACACCATCAACGGAGATGTCTATCAG GCTAAGTATGTGATCAGCGCAATGGCCCCACCTTTGACCCAGAAGATTCACTATGACCCGCCCCTGCCTCCTAGGAGAAACCAGCTGATATCCAGAGCCCCTGTAGGCAGTGTCATCAAGTGCATGGTGTACTACGACAAGACATGGTGGAAAGATAGAG ATTTTTGTGGCTCCACCTTCAACGTTGACCCAGCAAGTCCGATGGTGTATTCACTTGATGACACAAAACCTGATGGCAGTCACCCAGCCCTTATCTG TTTTGTGGCTGCCAACAAGGCCAGAGAGTTCTGCGGGATCAGCAAAGAGGAAAG ACGAGACAGGCTGTGCAGATGTTACAGTGCTGCCTTCGGTGGAGCAGAGGAAGCCTTACAC CCTATCAACTACAAGGAGAAGAACTGGATGAATGAGCAGTACTCCGGTGGCTGCTACACCTCTACCTATGGCCCTGGTGTTCTGACTCAACTTGGAAA AGAGCTCCGTAAACCATTTGGCAGATTGTATTTTGCTGGGACTGAAACTGCGACACACTGGGCTGGCTACATGGAAGGAGCTATACAGGCTGGAGAGAGAGCTGCTAGGGAG atTCAGCACAGAATGGGAAAGATTGACGAGAATGAAATCTGGCAGGATGAACCAGAATCAAAG GAGGTGCCAGCCCTTCCGATACCGACCACCTTCTACGAACGCAACGCTCCATCTGTACCTGGCTTGTTTAAATTCATTGGTCGTACTGTTGTCTTGTCTGCTGTTATCGGAGTCTTCGCGATCTGCCGcctgaagaaaaaataa
- the LOC117298441 gene encoding amine oxidase [flavin-containing] B-like isoform X4: MEGTKKDVIIIGGGISGLSAAKLLQEEGLDVLVVEARDRLGGRTHTLVDPSIGYVDLGGAYVGPTQNRLLRMAKELGVENYKINEAERLVWVDNQRGYPFKGSWPKFWNPLVNLDLNNAIREIDRLGDMISVDAPWDAPNAEELDNMTMKEWIDKTCWTETVRRLMRSSVRLIFASDAQELSLLFYLWHIKMCGGFLDDWWIGAQERKFVGGSQQISIKMGEKIGKENIKMESPVAQINQSEESVSVHTINGDVYQAKYVISAMAPPLTQKIHYDPPLPPRRNQLISRAPVGSVIKCMVYYDKTWWKDRDFCGSTFNVDPASPMVYSLDDTKPDGSHPALICFVAANKAREFCGISKEERRDRLCRCYSAAFGGAEEALHPINYKEKNWMNEQYSGGCYTSTYGPGVLTQLGKELRKPFGRLYFAGTETATHWAGYMEGAIQAGERAAREIQHRMGKIDENEIWQDEPESKEVPALPIPTTFYERNAPSVPGLFKFIGRTVVLSAVIGVFAICRLKKK; the protein is encoded by the exons ATGGAGGGTACAAAAAAAGACGTGATAATTATTGGAGGAGGAATCAGTG GTTTGTCTGCTGCTAAGCTCCTTCAGGAGGAAGGGTTAGATGTTCTGGTTGTTGAGGCTCGAGATCGTCTCGGaggtcgaacccacactctggtg GACCCCTCCATTGGTTATGTGGATTTGGGCGGAGCTTACGTCGGCCCCACCCAGAATCGTCTTCTCCGTATGGCCAAGGAACTGGGCGTGGAAAACTACAAGATCAACGAAGCTGAGAGGCTTGTTTGGGTTGATAAT cAACGTGGTTACCCTTTCAAGGGATCATGGCCCAAGTTCTGGAACCCTCTCGTCAATCTGGATTTGAATAACGCTATCCGAGAGATCGACAGACTTGGAGATATG ATTTCAGTGGATGCACCTTGGGACGCACCAAATGCCGAAGAGCTGGATAACATGACGATGAAAGAATGGATCGACAAGACATGTTGGACAGA AACTGTCCGTCGATTAATGCGAAGTAGCGTTCGTTTGATTTTTGCGTCAGATGCCCAGGAGCTATCTCTGCTGTTTTACTTGTGGCACATCAAAATGTGTGGTGGCTTTTTGGATGATTGGTGGATAGGTGCCCAG GAGCGGAAGTTTGTTGGTGGATCTCAGCAGATAAGCATTAAGATGGGAGAGAAGATCGGCAAAGAGAACATCAAGATGGAGAGTCCAGTAGCTCAGATTAATCAGAGTGAGGAGTCTGTTTCTGTGCACACCATCAACGGAGATGTCTATCAG GCTAAGTATGTGATCAGCGCAATGGCCCCACCTTTGACCCAGAAGATTCACTATGACCCGCCCCTGCCTCCTAGGAGAAACCAGCTGATATCCAGAGCCCCTGTAGGCAGTGTCATCAAGTGCATGGTGTACTACGACAAGACATGGTGGAAAGATAGAG ATTTTTGTGGCTCCACCTTCAACGTTGACCCAGCAAGTCCGATGGTGTATTCACTTGATGACACAAAACCTGATGGCAGTCACCCAGCCCTTATCTG TTTTGTGGCTGCCAACAAGGCCAGAGAGTTCTGCGGGATCAGCAAAGAGGAAAG ACGAGACAGGCTGTGCAGATGTTACAGTGCTGCCTTCGGTGGAGCAGAGGAAGCCTTACAC CCTATCAACTACAAGGAGAAGAACTGGATGAATGAGCAGTACTCCGGTGGCTGCTACACCTCTACCTATGGCCCTGGTGTTCTGACTCAACTTGGAAA AGAGCTCCGTAAACCATTTGGCAGATTGTATTTTGCTGGGACTGAAACTGCGACACACTGGGCTGGCTACATGGAAGGAGCTATACAGGCTGGAGAGAGAGCTGCTAGGGAG atTCAGCACAGAATGGGAAAGATTGACGAGAATGAAATCTGGCAGGATGAACCAGAATCAAAG GAGGTGCCAGCCCTTCCGATACCGACCACCTTCTACGAACGCAACGCTCCATCTGTACCTGGCTTGTTTAAATTCATTGGTCGTACTGTTGTCTTGTCTGCTGTTATCGGAGTCTTCGCGATCTGCCGcctgaagaaaaaataa
- the LOC117298441 gene encoding amine oxidase [flavin-containing] B-like isoform X3, whose amino-acid sequence MEGTKKDVIIIGGGISGLSAAKLLQEEGLDVLVVEARDRLGGRTHTLVDPSIGYVDLGGAYVGPTQNRLLRMAKELGVENYKINEAERLVWVDNQRGYPFKGSWPKFWNPLVNLDLNNAIREIDRLGDMISVDAPWDAPNAEELDNMTMKEWIDKTCWTESIRRLFITTCEVGVCMEPQELSVLFFAWYLKQTGGYVRFISSDNGGQERKFVGGSQQISIKMGEKIGKENIKMESPVAQINQSEESVSVHTINGDVYQAKYVISAMAPPLTQKIHYDPPLPPRRNQLISRAPVGSVIKCMVYYDKTWWKDRDFCGSTFNVDPASPMVYSLDDTKPDGSHPALICFVAANKAREFCGISKEERRDRLCRCYSAAFGGAEEALHPINYKEKNWMNEQYSGGCYTSTYGPGVLTQLGKELRKPFGRLYFAGTETATHWAGYMEGAIQAGERAAREIQHRMGKIDENEIWQDEPESKEVPALPIPTTFYERNAPSVPGLFKFIGRTVVLSAVIGVFAICRLKKK is encoded by the exons ATGGAGGGTACAAAAAAAGACGTGATAATTATTGGAGGAGGAATCAGTG GTTTGTCTGCTGCTAAGCTCCTTCAGGAGGAAGGGTTAGATGTTCTGGTTGTTGAGGCTCGAGATCGTCTCGGaggtcgaacccacactctggtg GACCCCTCCATTGGTTATGTGGATTTGGGCGGAGCTTACGTCGGCCCCACCCAGAATCGTCTTCTCCGTATGGCCAAGGAACTGGGCGTGGAAAACTACAAGATCAACGAAGCTGAGAGGCTTGTTTGGGTTGATAAT cAACGTGGTTACCCTTTCAAGGGATCATGGCCCAAGTTCTGGAACCCTCTCGTCAATCTGGATTTGAATAACGCTATCCGAGAGATCGACAGACTTGGAGATATG ATTTCAGTGGATGCACCTTGGGACGCACCAAATGCCGAAGAGCTGGATAACATGACGATGAAAGAATGGATCGACAAGACATGTTGGACAGA AAGCATCCGCCGTCTTTTTATTACAACTTGTGAGGTTGGCGTTTGCATGGAACCCCAAGAGCTATCGGTCCTCTTCTTCGCGTGGTATCTGAAACAGACAGGTGGATACGTTCGATTTATATCGAGTGATAATGGCGGCCAG GAGCGGAAGTTTGTTGGTGGATCTCAGCAGATAAGCATTAAGATGGGAGAGAAGATCGGCAAAGAGAACATCAAGATGGAGAGTCCAGTAGCTCAGATTAATCAGAGTGAGGAGTCTGTTTCTGTGCACACCATCAACGGAGATGTCTATCAG GCTAAGTATGTGATCAGCGCAATGGCCCCACCTTTGACCCAGAAGATTCACTATGACCCGCCCCTGCCTCCTAGGAGAAACCAGCTGATATCCAGAGCCCCTGTAGGCAGTGTCATCAAGTGCATGGTGTACTACGACAAGACATGGTGGAAAGATAGAG ATTTTTGTGGCTCCACCTTCAACGTTGACCCAGCAAGTCCGATGGTGTATTCACTTGATGACACAAAACCTGATGGCAGTCACCCAGCCCTTATCTG TTTTGTGGCTGCCAACAAGGCCAGAGAGTTCTGCGGGATCAGCAAAGAGGAAAG ACGAGACAGGCTGTGCAGATGTTACAGTGCTGCCTTCGGTGGAGCAGAGGAAGCCTTACAC CCTATCAACTACAAGGAGAAGAACTGGATGAATGAGCAGTACTCCGGTGGCTGCTACACCTCTACCTATGGCCCTGGTGTTCTGACTCAACTTGGAAA AGAGCTCCGTAAACCATTTGGCAGATTGTATTTTGCTGGGACTGAAACTGCGACACACTGGGCTGGCTACATGGAAGGAGCTATACAGGCTGGAGAGAGAGCTGCTAGGGAG atTCAGCACAGAATGGGAAAGATTGACGAGAATGAAATCTGGCAGGATGAACCAGAATCAAAG GAGGTGCCAGCCCTTCCGATACCGACCACCTTCTACGAACGCAACGCTCCATCTGTACCTGGCTTGTTTAAATTCATTGGTCGTACTGTTGTCTTGTCTGCTGTTATCGGAGTCTTCGCGATCTGCCGcctgaagaaaaaataa